Proteins from a single region of Plasmodium brasilianum strain Bolivian I chromosome 13, whole genome shotgun sequence:
- a CDS encoding enoyl-CoA hydratase, translating to MIWRRNFFLNMSGNKRMHSCDIGGKLRYFYNNLKRYKGISSEAGFHSTRIDGKVEGGKNSQRMYFRNHNFIDFFRDETRNIGIITFKDINDKKNIFHSFLEELKNVIEHINNVITNEENNTFYINTFKKKEDGLNNYNDNDNCNGSEDNYLMRNIRNRIPYYDNKLKVLIFNSTTCDAFRETERSPTFLSSLGYNSYLKGDEENNINIANSFRYLCNAIQHLPLITVSNINGQCHNCGMDIILSTDFRISNNTSSFGFDKTYAGLYPYGGSVQKLLRHIPLNYSKYLLLTSQVINAYDALKINLIDICINKNEDFFINNSNIFFEEKLNNTQKFAIIKDNILKHFNNIFNYDLFQTKKNDDSFVFTLFFAFQFLFIPTHILQNIKLSINEGIQLNDINSYLDCDKNIFEKNINSSQRLDILNYIKRKSK from the coding sequence ATGATCTGGCGAAGAAACTTTTTTCTGAACATGTCAGGTAATAAAAGAATGCATAGTTGTGATATAGGGGGTAAACTgagatatttttataataatttgaagAGATACAAAGGCATTTCGAGCGAAGCGGGGTTTCATAGTACTAGGATTGACGGGAAAGTTGAAGGGGGGAAGAACTCACAGCGTATGTACTTTAGaaatcataattttattgatttCTTTCGAGATGAAACTAGAAATATAGGTATAATAACGTTTAAAGATATAAAcgataagaaaaatatttttcactcTTTTTTAGAGGAGCTGAAAAATGTTATTgaacatattaataatgtaataacaaatgaagagaataacacattttacattaacacctttaaaaagaaagaagatggtcttaataattataacgaCAATGATAATTGTAATGGTAGTGAGGATAACTATTTGATGAGAAATATAAGGAATAGAATTCCTTACTATGATAACAAGTTGAAGGTCTTAATTTTTAACAGCACTACCTGTGACGCATTTAGGGAAACAGAGAGAAGCCCCACTTTTTTAAGCTCGTTAGGATATAATTCCTACCTAAAGGGGGATGaagaaaacaatataaatatagcaAACTCCTTTAGGTACCTATGTAATGCTATTCAACATTTACCATTAATAACTGTGAGTAATATTAATGGACAGTGCCATAATTGCGGAATGGATATCATCCTTTCTACAGATTTTCGTATATCTAATAATACCAGCAGTTTTGGATTTGATAAAACTTATGCCGGGTTATACCCATATGGGGGTAGCGTGCAAAAATTGCTCCGACATATTCCTTtgaattattcaaaatatttattattaacaagtCAGGTAATTAATGCATATGAtgcattaaaaattaatttaattgatatatgtataaataaaaatgaagatttCTTCATAAAcaattcaaatattttttttgaagagaaattaaataatacacaAAAATTTGCCATCATCAAGGATAACATATTAAAACATTTcaacaatatatttaattatgatttatttcaaacgaaaaaaaatgatgatagTTTTGTATTTAcccttttttttgctttccaatttttatttataccaacgcatattttacaaaacaTCAAGTTAAGTATTAATGAAGGGATTCAACTAAATGATATCAACTCTTATTTGGATTGtgataaaaacatttttgaaaaaaacataaattcgTCACAGCGCCTGgacattttaaattatataaagagGAAAAGCAAATGA
- a CDS encoding 60S ribosomal protein L5: MAYVKVVKNKAYFKRYQVKYRRRREGKTDYRARKALILQDKNKYNAQKLRFVVRKTNNQIICQIASAHIEGDKILAEAKSKELIRYGIPVGLKNYAAAYATGLLCARRFLKSLNLDTVFIGVEKVTADMNENEDKDDDEERKPIKAFLDVGITRTTTGNRVFAAMKGACDGGLNIPHGNNRFPGSKNEFNPEQLRKNILGLHVAEYMKLLQEEDMDKYKAHFNDYIKHKINANNIEQMYITAHEQIRKNPEKVVKKKDKVKKFMAKYEKPKKLNAKIRKRRVKEKVKRKEKEMEKCSISCLCIYTYRMCKYA, from the exons atggCATATGTGAAGGTTGTTAAAAATAAGGCGTACTTCAAAAGATACCAGGTGAAATACAGAAGAAGAAGGG AGGGAAAAACGGACTATAGAGCTAGAAAAGCGCTAATTTTGCAAGACAAGAACAAATATAATGCGCAAAAGTTGAGATTCGTTGTTCGTAAAACAAACAATCAGATAATTTGCCAAATAGCTAGTGCTCATATTGAAGGGGATAAAATTTTAGCTGAAGCAAAATCAAAAGAGTTAATAAGATATGGAATACCAGTAGGACTAAAGAATTATGCTGCTGCATATGCAACTGGCTTATTATGTGCAAGAAGATTTTTAAAATCTTTAAATCTGGACACAGTATTTATAGGTGTTGAAAAAGTCACAGCAGATATGaatgaaaatgaagataaggatgatgatgaagaaaGAAAACCAATAAAAGCTTTTTTAGATGTTGGTATAACAAGAACAACAACAGGTAATCGTGTTTTTGCTGCTATGAAAGGAGCATGTGATGGAGGATTAAATATTCCTCATGGAAATAACAGATTTCCTGGatcaaaaaatgaatttaatcCTGAACAgttaaggaaaaatattttaggtTTACATGTAGCcgaatatatgaaattattacaaGAAGAAGATatggataaatataaagcacattttaatgattatattaaacataaaattaatgcaaataatattgaacaaatgtatataactGCACATGaacaaattagaaaaaacCCAGAAAAAGtagtaaagaaaaaggaCAAAGTTAAAAAGTTTATGGCCAAATATGAAAAGCCCAAAAAGCTTAATGCGAAAATTAGAAAGAGAAGAGTTAAAGAAAAGGtaaagagaaaagaaaaagaaatggaaaaGTGTAGTATATCATgcttatgcatatatacatacaggatgtgtaaatatgcttaa
- a CDS encoding hypothetical protein (conserved Plasmodium protein) has translation MQSFFDEIENIANEDIVNDDFTNIETKLNKKCAQIIEKKKNSTTLPIQSKIILFLEEIDFINHTLNVYEEEKEREKERELRRRVEREEDHEDEDKEKINKKKRRGKNESNEQLGKEVSKDLDDILKDVIYLELGLKESENTNNTKKILLEISEILDKIESKDFVLTTKKSLDIRIDDFRKNEISETYFSKKINEIYQDTLAQLNSEQEDGAKRANESISEETKNNFVDEIPHSNLIVSSSVNDDTNEGSKGSGPYPTYGYNGAGEGRAISNKNTGKKANTRKNKNQQKIESSNFFHKKKLKLVERWQKVAEETKLRSDYDSSS, from the exons ATGCAAAGCTTCTTTgatgaaatagaaaatatagcTAACGAAGATATTGTGAATGAtgattttacaaatatagaAACCAAGTTGAACAAAAAATGCGCTCAGATAAttgaaaagaagaaaaatagtaCGACCTTACCGATACAatcaaaaattattcttttcctAGAAGAAATAGATTTCATTAATCATACATTAAATGTGTATGAAGAGGagaaagaaagagaaaaagaaagagaacTTAGGAGAAGAGTAGAAAGAGAAGAAGATCATGAAGATGAAgacaaggaaaaaataaacaaaaaaaagaggagggGAAAAAACGAATCTAACGAACAGTTAGGGAAGGAGGTTTCCAAAGACTTGgatgatattttaaaagacgTAATTTATTTGGAGTTGGGTCTTAAGGAGTCTGAAAATACGAACAAT acaaaaaaaatattgctcGAAATTAGTGAAATATTAGATAAAATAGAGAGCAAGGATTTTGTGCTAACAACCAAGAAGTCCTTAGACATAAGAata GATGATTTTCGGAAAAACGAAATAAGTGAAACCtacttttcaaaaaaaataaacgaaatatACCAGGATACACTG gcGCAGTTAAATTCTGAGCAAGAGGACGGAGCAAAGAGGGCAAATGAGAGTATCAGcgaagaaacaaaaaataattttgttgaTGAAATTCCACATAGCAATTTAATTGTGTCTTCATCGGTAAATGATGATACTAATGAAGGCTCTAAGGGTAGTGGACCTTACCCCACATATGGATATAACGGAGCAGGAGAAGGGCGAGCAATAA GCAATAAAAATACAGGAAAAAAAGCGAACacgagaaaaaataagaatcagcaaaaaatagaatcgtcaaatttttttcataaaaaaaag CTGAAGTTAGTAGAGAGGTGGCAGAAAGTAGCGGAAGAAACGAAGCTAAGGAGTGATTACGATTCAAGTAgctaa
- a CDS encoding DEAD/DEAH box helicase: MNVNWITQLEHLLDPKRNSSKDDLKPPTSAANTPIRHANTPINYTNPTADYSLNKYYLKKQILDNYKKENINELYPWQHECLIKLKEVQWEKGENFLFVAPTSGGKTLVAEIFAFEQIEKTEKIFFLFPLNSLINEKIAYFKKICIGTDIKIGTEFTNTDIILCTYEKLNSYLNKKKLVCTRCNDNIREEYSSTMNKNVHKDKNCCHSFIVIIDEFHLISERGRGIYIENIISKILYLNKKRPTIKIISMSGTLDNLSKLREWMNARIYVSSYRPQEIKEHYICNGDVYKKEKEVGSFSYSCSVYDFGKVDDEDGGNRRNGDISGSGSSCERSTNIQNSISNFLKGRSLSTNNNLVRSLLCFALYSRIDKLNTLIFCSTKKNCEYYINIINNFFLSCFPYHDINIPEEIKIKRRELNDKIYHIDKYTYDKMNYYIHNGICYYYSDISNSIKKLLELAYKEKTLFLLTCTSTLSVGLNLRVDRVLISSPFIADNFLTVTQYKQMIGRAARLNKGDSFLFVEKKQEKNILDMFKKNFIHIKSTMNGSSSFDQLEKYIIEFICLLNDPMSFHDIVSVFSFSLYFIEIVKSGEPEQGEGGITGRNGVINVAITSAANSAANCSNYVGVDKKSASKGSIRSSVQLKEEKDERTFNDEFGDINLEQFTENELIFYERKKKDIHYVVNKLIKYKCIEIENKKIRVTNFCKSLCISNFTISFGVELLNEIKYYDKIYLYNNSFHLCYICSSYNLNIASFTYYLPFLKNLLSIIFVDNYTKHIIFQILKFDSDIINMLNLKNQNMSFNRKKNIFFTDDLVQKKYNKLYLSILLFLYLKGNNISLICSTFKITEEVLQTILHHTYIYIHILISFFDQLDQQQFKLRSSFGEKSTKKKKNKIKIKEHANEHENENENENEEEEEEQEH; encoded by the coding sequence ATGAACGTAAACTGGATAACACAACTTGAGCATTTATTGGACCCAAAAAGAAATTCTTCAAAAGATGACTTGAAGCCGCCAACAAGTGCAGCGAACACTCCCATAAGGCATGCTAATACTCCCATAAATTACACAAACCCCACAGCAGACTACAgtttaaacaaatattatttaaaaaaacaaattttggACAActacaaaaaggaaaacataaATGAGCTCTACCCCTGGCAGCATGAATGCTTAATTAAGTTAAAAGAAGTACAATGGGAAAAAGGGGAAAACTTTCTATTCGTCGCGCCGACCTCAGGTGGAAAAACTTTAGTAGCAGAAATTTTCGCTTTTGAACAAATTGAAAAAAcggaaaaaattttttttttgtttcctttaaattctttaataaatgaaaaaatagcatattttaaaaaaatatgtattggTACAGATATTAAGATAGGTACCGAATTCACTAATAcagatataattttatgtacatatgagaAATTAAATAgttatttaaataagaaaaaattagtatGTACAAGGTGTAATGACAACATAAGGGAAGAATACTCTAGTACAATGAATAAAAACGTGCACAAAGATAAGAACTGTTGTCATAGTTTCATTGTAATAATTGACGAATTTCATCTTATAAGTGAAAGAGGGagaggtatatatatagagaacattatttctaaaattttatacttaaataaaaaaagacccacaataaaaattatttctatgAGTGGTACATTAGATAATTTGTCCAAATTAAGGGAATGGATGAACGCCAGAATATACGTTTCGTCTTATCGACCACAAGAAATAAAGGAGCATTACATATGCAATGGGGATGtttacaaaaaggaaaaagaggTTGGTTCCTTTTCCTACTCGTGCAGTGTATACGATTTTGGGAAAGTAGACGACGAGGATGGTGGTAACAGAAGGAATGGGGATATCTCTGGAAGTGGTAGCAGCTGTGAACGTAGTACGAACATACAAAATAGCATTTCGAATTTTTTGAAAGGAAGAAGTCTGTCCACAAACAACAACTTGGTTCGTTCCCTGCTTTGCTTTGCCCTATACAGCCGCATAGATAAGCTAAACACATTAATATTCTGTtcaactaaaaaaaattgcgagtattacattaatatcataaataatttttttttaagctgCTTTCCCTACCATGACATTAATATCCCAGAAgagattaaaataaaaagaagagaacTAAACGATAAGATATATCACATTGATAAGTACACATATGATAAAATGaactattatatacataatggTATATGTTATTACTATAGCGATATTAGTAATTCTATAAAAAAGCTACTCGAATTAgcatataaagaaaaaacattgtttttattaacatgtaCATCTACTTTATCTGTTGGACTAAATTTACGAGTAGACAGAGTTTTAATTTCTTCTCCTTTTATTGCTGATAACTTTTTAACAGTCACTCAGTATAAACAAATGATAGGTCGAGCAGCCAGATTAAATAAGGGagattcttttctttttgttgAAAAGAAGcaagagaaaaatatattagatatgtttaaaaaaaattttattcatataaaaagcACCATGAATGGTAGTAGTTCATTCGATCAGTTGGAAAAGTACATAATTGAGTTTATCTGCTTGTTGAATGATCCAATGTCTTTTCATGATATTGTATCTGTGTTTTcgttttctttatattttatcgaGATAGTCAAAAGTGGGGAGCCAGAACAAGGAGAGGGGGGTATCACGGGTAGAAACGGAGTGATCAATGTTGCCATTACTAGTGCCGCTAACAGTGCAGCTAATTGCTCTAATTATGTAGGGGTGGATAAAAAGAGTGCATCGAAGGGTAGTATTCGTTCGTCTGTTCAACTCAAAGAGGAGAAAGATGAAAGAACTTTTAATGACGAATTTGGGGATATCAATTTAGAACAATTCACagaaaatgaattaatattttatgagcgaaagaaaaaagatattcATTATGTGGTTAAcaagttaataaaatataagtgtatagaaatagaaaataagaaaattcgAGTTACGAATTTTTGTAAGTCTTTATGTATAAGTAATTTCACAATATCTTTTGGAgtagaattattaaatgaaataaaatattatgacaaaatttatctttataataatagttttcatttatgttatatttgtTCATCTTACAATTTGAATATTGCATCATTTACTTAttatttaccatttttaaaaaatttgcttTCCATAATATTTGTAGATAATTATACCAAACAtatcatttttcaaattttaaaatttgatagcgatataataaatatgttaaatttaaaaaatcaaaatatgtcctttaacagaaaaaaaaatatatttttcactgATGACCTTGTTcagaaaaaatacaataaattatatttgtcTATATTGTTATTTCTGTATTTGAAAGGAAACAATATATCCTTAATATGTtcaacatttaaaataactGAAGAAGTATTACAGACTATTTTACACCATACCT
- a CDS encoding 60S ribosomal protein L7-3: MLKSHDKKILLDSDLTCALSYYVKKDKKQQKKPSKRTPAPCPLSNKKTVKKEIKKEKKKGIRENPLIFEKKKKSNVIGVGVRPKKDLSKYVKWPKYIRIQRKKKILLQRLKVPPSINQFNHTLPKNQAQDLINFLRGYKPESKDEKKKRLLTKAKNALKKIVTKEKKPIFLKYGINHITKLVENKKASLVVIANDVCPIELVLFLPTLCRLKDIPYCIVKNKALLGTLVHKKTATAVCVQNVLKDDQEKLDYFSKLCREHFNDNVDIRRKWGGQKMSAKSMMLKKLKDKAKKIEEAKKKEISSKL, translated from the exons ATGTTGAAATCACATGATAAAAAGATTTTACTTGACAGTGATTTAACATGTGCTTTATCATATTAtgtt AAGAAAGATAAGAAACAACAAAAGAAGCCGTCGAAGAGGACGCCAGCCCCATGCCCCTTgagtaacaaaaaaacagtaaagaaagaaataaaaaaggaaaagaaaaaaggtaTTAGAGAGAAccctttaatttttgaaaaaaaaaagaaaagtaacgTTATCGGTGTGGGTGTACGACCAAAAAAGGATTTATCAAAATATGTCAAATGGCCAAAGTATATAAGAattcaaagaaaaaaaaaaatactgttACAAAGATTAAAAGTTCCCCCATCGATTAACCAGTTCAACCACACACTTCCAAAGAATCAG GCGCAAGATTTGATTAACTTCCTGAGAGGGTACAAACCAGAATCAAAggatgaaaagaaaaaaagattattaaCTAAGGCTAAGAATGCATTGAAGAAAATAGTaacaaaagagaaaaagccaatttttcttaaatacgGAATAAAccatataacaaaattagttgagaataaaaaagcaaGTCTTGTTGTTATAGCGAATGATGTATGCCCTATCGagttagttttatttttacctaCATTGTGTAGACTAAAAGATATTCCTTATTGTATTGTTAAGAATAAAGCTCTGTTAGGAACACTTGTGCATAAAAAGACAGCAACAGCTGTATGTGTTCAGAATGTTTTAAAAGACGATCAGGAAAAACTAGATTACTTTTCGAAATTGTGTAGAGAACACTTCAATGATAATGTTGATATAAGAAGGAAATGGGGTGGACAAAAAATGAGTGCCAAGTCAATGATGTTGAAAAAGCTTAAGGACAAGGCCAAGAAAATTGAAGAAGCcaaaaagaaggaaatatCCTCAAAATTGTAA